A DNA window from Actinomadura coerulea contains the following coding sequences:
- the kdpB gene encoding potassium-transporting ATPase subunit KdpB, which produces MSTTHTARGPAQSPASEPSDRGRGALLDPRQMLRSLPDALRKLDPRTLWRNPVMLIVEIGAVWSTVLAVTDPTWFAWLVVVWLWLTVVFANLAEAVAEGRGKAQADTLRRARRDMTARRLVGWRPGAVDVREEPVPAPRLAPGDVVVVEAGQTIPADGDVVDGIASVDESAITGESAPVIRESGGDRSAVTGGTRVLSDRIVVRVTQRPGESFIDRMIALVEGSSRQRTPNEIALNILLAALTIVFLLATATLQPLAIYSRDTSPGVPDSPALGADGVTGIVLVSLLVCLIPTTIGALLSAIGIAGMDRLVQRNVLAMSGRAVEAAGDVSTLLLDKTGTITLGNRQAAEFLPLGGVPEEELADAAQLSSLADETPEGRSVVVLAKQRYGLRERAPGELSHAEWVPFTAQTRMSGVDLDERTKRSLRKGAAGAVTDWVRGEGGSVPPMLGQIVDGISASGGTPLVVGESGGGEARVLGVIHLKDVVKQGMRERFAAMRAMGIRTVMITGDNPLTARAIADEAGVDDFLAEARPEDKLALIKKEQEGGRLVAMTGDGTNDAPALAQADVGVAMNTGTSAAKEAGNMVDLDSDPTKLIEIVKIGKQLLITRGALTTFSIANDIAKYFAIIPALFVTLFPGLDALNVMRLSSPQSAVLSAVVFNALIIVALIPLALRGVKYRPSNASRLLSRNLGVYGLGGIVAPFAGIKLIDLIVQFLPGMS; this is translated from the coding sequence ATGTCCACGACGCATACCGCGCGGGGGCCCGCGCAGTCACCCGCCTCCGAACCCTCGGACCGCGGCCGGGGCGCCCTGCTCGACCCGCGGCAGATGCTGCGGTCCCTGCCGGACGCGCTCCGGAAACTCGACCCCCGGACGCTGTGGCGGAACCCGGTCATGCTGATCGTCGAGATCGGCGCCGTGTGGTCCACGGTCCTGGCGGTCACCGATCCGACCTGGTTCGCCTGGCTGGTCGTCGTCTGGCTGTGGCTCACGGTGGTCTTCGCCAACCTGGCCGAGGCGGTGGCCGAGGGCCGCGGCAAGGCCCAGGCGGACACGCTCCGGCGGGCCAGACGCGACATGACGGCCCGGCGCCTGGTCGGCTGGCGGCCCGGGGCGGTGGACGTCCGGGAGGAGCCGGTCCCCGCGCCGCGGCTCGCGCCGGGCGACGTCGTGGTCGTCGAGGCGGGGCAGACCATCCCGGCGGACGGCGACGTCGTGGACGGCATCGCGAGCGTGGACGAGTCGGCGATCACGGGGGAGTCGGCCCCGGTGATCCGGGAGTCCGGCGGCGACCGCAGCGCGGTGACCGGCGGCACCCGGGTGCTGTCGGACCGGATCGTGGTGCGGGTGACCCAGCGGCCGGGGGAGTCGTTCATCGACCGGATGATCGCGCTGGTGGAGGGGTCGAGCCGGCAGCGGACGCCGAACGAGATCGCGCTGAACATCCTGCTCGCCGCGCTGACGATCGTCTTCCTGCTCGCCACCGCGACGCTCCAGCCCCTGGCGATCTACTCCCGGGACACCAGTCCCGGAGTACCGGACTCGCCGGCCCTGGGCGCGGACGGTGTCACGGGGATCGTGCTGGTGTCGCTGCTGGTGTGCCTGATCCCGACGACGATCGGGGCGCTGCTGTCGGCGATCGGCATCGCGGGGATGGACCGGCTCGTCCAGCGCAACGTCCTGGCGATGTCAGGGCGCGCCGTCGAAGCCGCGGGCGACGTGAGCACCCTGCTGCTGGACAAGACCGGCACGATCACCCTCGGCAACCGGCAGGCGGCCGAGTTCCTCCCGCTCGGCGGGGTGCCTGAGGAAGAGCTGGCCGACGCGGCGCAGCTGTCCAGCCTCGCCGACGAGACGCCCGAGGGCCGCTCGGTGGTGGTCCTGGCCAAGCAGCGGTACGGACTCCGCGAGCGCGCGCCCGGGGAACTCTCCCACGCCGAGTGGGTTCCGTTCACCGCCCAGACCCGCATGTCGGGCGTCGACCTGGACGAGAGGACGAAGCGGTCGCTGCGCAAGGGCGCGGCCGGCGCGGTCACCGACTGGGTCCGCGGGGAGGGCGGCAGCGTGCCGCCGATGCTCGGCCAGATCGTGGACGGCATCTCCGCGTCCGGCGGGACACCGCTCGTGGTCGGCGAGTCCGGCGGCGGGGAAGCGCGCGTCCTGGGGGTGATCCATCTCAAGGACGTGGTCAAGCAGGGCATGCGCGAGCGGTTCGCCGCGATGCGGGCGATGGGCATCCGCACCGTGATGATCACCGGTGACAACCCGCTGACCGCCAGGGCGATCGCCGACGAGGCGGGGGTCGACGACTTCCTCGCCGAGGCCAGGCCGGAGGACAAGCTCGCCCTGATCAAGAAGGAGCAGGAGGGGGGACGGCTCGTCGCCATGACCGGGGACGGCACCAACGACGCCCCGGCGCTCGCCCAGGCCGACGTCGGAGTGGCGATGAACACCGGCACCTCCGCCGCCAAGGAGGCCGGGAACATGGTGGACCTGGACTCCGACCCCACCAAGCTCATCGAGATCGTCAAGATCGGCAAGCAACTTCTCATCACGCGCGGGGCGCTGACCACGTTCTCCATCGCCAACGACATCGCCAAGTACTTCGCCATCATCCCGGCGCTGTTCGTGACGCTCTTCCCGGGCCTGGACGCGCTCAACGTCATGCGGCTGTCCAGCCCGCAGTCGGCGGTCCTGTCGGCCGTGGTGTTCAACGCGCTGATCATCGTCGCGCTGATCCCGCTGGCACTGCGCGGGGTGAAGTACCGGCCGAGCAACGCCTCCCGGCTGCTGTCGCGCAACCTCGGCGTCTACGGACTCGGCGGCATCGTCGCGCCGTTCGCCGGCATCAAGCTCATCGACCTCATCGTCCAGTTCCTTCCAGGGATGTCTTGA
- the kdpA gene encoding potassium-transporting ATPase subunit KdpA, with the protein MGPTSAGILFLGSLLLALVLTHRPLGDYMYKVYSGTRHSRVERVLYRLIGVDPGGEQRWGVYARSVLAFSVVSVLFLYGFQRVQDRLLLSLGFDPVKPDQAWNTAVSFVTNTNWQSYAGESTMGHLVQMAGLAVQNFVSAAVGMAVAVALVRGFARRKSDHLGNFWVDLTRGSLRILLPIAFAGAVVLVSGGLVQNFWDPAHHTVDTVAGGTQTLTGGPVASQEAIKELGTNGGGFFNANSAHPFENAAAWTNWLEIFLILLIPFALPRTFGRMVDQVRQGYAITAVMGVLALVSVSLTMIFQGMHHGTVPTAVGAATEGTEARFGVLNSAVFAAATTLTSTGAVDSFHDSYTSLGGMMTMVDMMLGEVAPGGVGSGLYGMLVLAVITVFVAGLMVGRTPEYLGKRIGAREIKFAAMYFLVTPALVLAGSAAAMATGSGRAGLLNSGPHGLSEVLYAFTSASNNNGSAFAGLTVDTVWYDTALGLCMAFGRFLPIIFVLALAGSLARQGHTPESDGTLPTHRPLFVGLVAGVTVVLVALTFLPALALGPLAEGIH; encoded by the coding sequence GTGGGCCCGACGTCCGCCGGGATCCTTTTCCTCGGCTCGCTTCTGCTCGCCCTCGTCCTGACCCACAGGCCGCTGGGCGACTACATGTACAAGGTCTATTCCGGGACGCGGCATTCGCGCGTGGAGAGGGTGCTCTACCGGCTCATCGGGGTCGATCCCGGGGGCGAGCAGCGCTGGGGCGTGTACGCGCGCAGCGTCCTGGCGTTCTCGGTCGTCAGCGTGCTGTTCCTCTACGGCTTCCAGCGGGTGCAGGACCGCCTCCTTCTCAGCCTGGGGTTCGACCCGGTCAAGCCCGACCAGGCCTGGAACACCGCGGTCAGCTTCGTGACCAACACCAACTGGCAGTCGTACGCGGGCGAGTCGACGATGGGCCATCTGGTGCAGATGGCCGGGCTCGCGGTGCAGAACTTCGTTTCGGCCGCCGTGGGCATGGCCGTGGCCGTCGCGCTCGTCCGCGGGTTCGCGCGCCGCAAGAGCGATCACCTCGGCAACTTCTGGGTCGACCTGACCAGGGGATCGCTGCGGATCCTGCTGCCCATCGCCTTCGCCGGCGCGGTCGTGCTGGTGTCCGGCGGGCTGGTGCAGAACTTCTGGGACCCCGCCCACCACACGGTGGACACGGTCGCGGGCGGCACCCAGACGCTGACGGGCGGCCCGGTGGCGTCCCAGGAAGCGATCAAGGAACTCGGGACGAACGGCGGCGGCTTCTTCAACGCCAACTCCGCGCACCCCTTCGAGAACGCCGCGGCGTGGACGAACTGGCTGGAGATCTTCCTGATCCTTCTCATCCCGTTCGCGCTGCCCCGGACCTTCGGCCGCATGGTGGACCAGGTGCGGCAGGGGTACGCGATCACCGCGGTGATGGGCGTCCTCGCCCTGGTGAGCGTCTCGCTCACGATGATCTTCCAGGGCATGCACCACGGCACGGTGCCGACCGCGGTCGGCGCTGCGACGGAGGGCACCGAAGCGCGCTTCGGGGTGCTGAACTCGGCGGTGTTCGCCGCGGCGACCACGCTGACGTCGACCGGCGCCGTGGACTCCTTCCACGACTCCTACACGAGCCTCGGCGGCATGATGACGATGGTCGACATGATGCTCGGCGAGGTGGCGCCCGGCGGCGTCGGCTCGGGCCTGTACGGGATGCTGGTCCTCGCCGTGATCACGGTGTTCGTGGCCGGGCTGATGGTGGGCCGCACGCCCGAGTACCTCGGCAAGAGGATCGGCGCGCGGGAGATCAAGTTCGCGGCGATGTACTTCCTCGTCACGCCCGCGCTCGTGCTGGCCGGCAGCGCCGCGGCGATGGCGACCGGGAGCGGCCGCGCGGGCCTGCTGAACTCCGGCCCGCACGGCCTGTCGGAGGTCCTGTACGCGTTCACCTCGGCGTCCAACAACAACGGCTCGGCGTTCGCCGGCCTCACGGTCGACACGGTCTGGTACGACACGGCGCTGGGGCTGTGCATGGCCTTCGGCCGGTTCCTGCCGATCATCTTCGTGCTCGCCCTGGCCGGCTCCCTGGCCCGCCAGGGGCACACCCCCGAATCGGACGGCACGCTGCCCACGCACCGGCCCCTGTTCGTCGGGCTGGTCGCGGGCGTCACCGTCGTCCTCGTCGCGCTCACGTTCCTGCCCGCGCTCGCGCTCGGGCCGCTGGCAGAGGGAATCCACTGA
- the kdpF gene encoding K(+)-transporting ATPase subunit F, protein MTAENGIGLALAVLLVAFLVAALLFPERF, encoded by the coding sequence GTGACCGCAGAGAACGGAATCGGCCTGGCGCTGGCCGTGCTCCTGGTCGCCTTCCTGGTCGCGGCCCTTCTTTTCCCGGAGCGTTTCTAG